The Thermodesulfobacteriota bacterium genome has a window encoding:
- a CDS encoding sigma-70 family RNA polymerase sigma factor has product MRYDTKNNGACGQTAARACAEGKTPCAIPDEHLVALFVRNRDEDAFGELVNRYADRIYRIALRITRDPAEAEDVLQDVFVILTSKAGTFRMESRFSTWLYRVALNSSYMRIRTKKKITTNESSLDGYAPYDQAGILHGVADKDFSRRPDSELLTREALEKIRDSIDALPEQYKHVFHLRHEEGLSDLEAAEVLGISVSAAKSRIHRARLFLRDRLADYFYETGR; this is encoded by the coding sequence ATGCGGTACGATACGAAGAATAACGGCGCTTGCGGACAGACGGCTGCCCGCGCCTGCGCCGAGGGCAAGACGCCCTGCGCAATCCCCGACGAGCACCTCGTCGCGCTATTCGTCAGAAACCGCGACGAAGACGCATTCGGCGAGCTGGTCAACCGCTACGCCGACAGGATTTACAGAATCGCCCTCAGGATCACGCGCGACCCGGCAGAGGCCGAGGACGTGCTCCAGGACGTGTTCGTCATACTCACGTCCAAGGCAGGCACGTTCAGGATGGAGTCGCGGTTCTCGACGTGGCTCTACCGCGTCGCGCTCAATTCGAGCTACATGCGCATCCGCACGAAGAAGAAGATCACCACGAACGAGTCGAGCCTCGACGGCTATGCCCCTTACGACCAGGCCGGGATTCTCCACGGCGTCGCCGACAAGGACTTCAGCCGCAGGCCCGACAGCGAGCTTCTGACACGCGAGGCGCTCGAGAAGATACGTGACTCGATAGACGCACTCCCCGAGCAGTATAAGCACGTATTTCACCTCCGGCACGAGGAAGGGCTCTCCGACCTCGAAGCGGCCGAGGTGCTGGGAATATCCGTAAGCGCGGCGAAGTCGAGGATTCACAGGGCTCGCCTTTTTCTACGTGACAGGCTGGCGGATTACTTCTACGAAACCGGCAGGTAA
- a CDS encoding TetR/AcrR family transcriptional regulator, with protein sequence MGVKERRERQRQAVRQEILDAARELFIKDGYENVTMRKIAEKIEYSPTTIYLHFNDKADLVRFLCEEAFVKLVDMFEKLGEDMSDPLLALKRCGRAYVDFGLKYPNDYKVTFMIALKPTAPEDYLREDSMGMRAYGYLRKITEECIRQGKFEGVELESATQSLWMTVHGITSLIIAHPDFPWADQERVIDQTIDKIIAGFAA encoded by the coding sequence ATGGGAGTAAAGGAAAGAAGGGAACGGCAAAGGCAGGCGGTCAGGCAGGAAATCCTCGACGCCGCCCGCGAACTATTCATCAAAGACGGCTATGAAAACGTAACAATGCGTAAAATTGCTGAGAAGATTGAATATTCCCCGACGACCATCTACCTCCACTTCAACGACAAGGCCGACCTTGTCCGTTTTTTGTGCGAAGAAGCGTTCGTAAAGTTAGTGGATATGTTCGAGAAGCTCGGAGAAGACATGAGCGACCCGCTCCTCGCCCTCAAAAGATGCGGGCGGGCGTACGTCGATTTCGGCCTCAAGTACCCGAACGACTACAAGGTAACGTTCATGATAGCCCTTAAGCCCACAGCCCCCGAGGACTACCTCCGCGAGGATTCGATGGGCATGAGAGCATACGGCTACCTCAGGAAAATCACCGAGGAATGCATCCGCCAGGGGAAATTCGAGGGCGTGGAGCTCGAAAGCGCGACCCAGTCGCTCTGGATGACGGTCCACGGCATCACGTCCCTCATCATCGCCCACCCGGATTTCCCGTGGGCCGATCAGGAGCGCGTGATCGACCAGACTATAGACAAGATAATAGCGGGGTTCGCGGCATGA